The Alosa sapidissima isolate fAloSap1 chromosome 5, fAloSap1.pri, whole genome shotgun sequence genome has a window encoding:
- the eva1c gene encoding protein eva-1 homolog C isoform X2: MSAMVHASSYRCHWCLLKIMYGLLLLWAEHMDALSDFSKYLTKIISSHSAYGCDGEALRLQCPRHSTVSVLSAHYGLTDPRFCPSSFQTTLLGKHRNSSCSASTALQKLLSECQGHRDCHLLVNHHVFGRDPCPGNSKYLHVTYKCKPKHKRKVGCEGETITLHCKHPRVLIIYSAVYGREKEDKDACSSHYDLPPFDCLYFGAAHTVSKKCYGKQRCSIAINDQTFRDPCPPRTTKYLTILYSCVPQVLMKEVEPNIFNPTLVPQHTNDRGVIPNVRGSKLPEGHGIIVSTSLVIYGYIKEHQDKAALLFISSVCVGLLVLLLAVSLRLSCHSKHAWGRAHLNKRLLSRTEETSEEEEESDDNQDYSDGGSVTLMDSSLLSEGNRKPVDCWEEVTYTTEASELMERIERRDLVIQEIRMNSYMNGTSCGHL; encoded by the exons ATGTCTGCCATGGTCCACGCCAGTTCCTACAGATGTCACTGGTGCCTTCTTAAAATAATGTACGGGCTCCTGCTGTTGTGGGCCGAACACATGGACGCACTGTCAGACTTCTCAA AATACTTGACAAAAATCATCTCTAGCCACTCTGCGTATGGCTGCGATGGAGAGGCATTGCGACTTCAGTGCCCACGACACTCAACAGTTTCGGTTCTCTCCGCGCACTATGGACTGACAGACCCACGATTCTGCCCGAGTTCCTTTCAAACTACTTTACTGGGCAAACATAGGAACAGCTCCTGCTCAGCTTCAACTGCCTTACAG AAGCTACTCTCAGAATGCCAAGGCCATAGAGACTGTCATCTCCTGGTTAATCATCATGTATTTGGGCGTGATCCTTGTCCTGGGAACTCTAAGTATCTTCATGTTACCTACAAGTGCAAACCTA AGCACAAGAGAAAGGTGGGATGTGAGGGAGAGACTATCACGCTCCACTGTAAGCACCCACGGGTGCTGATCATCTATTCAGCGGTCTATGGCAGAGAGAAGGAAGACAAGGATGCGTGCAGCTCACACTACGACCTTCCGCCATTTG ACTGTCTATACTTTGGGGCCGCCCACACAGTGTCAAAGAAATGCTATGGCAAGCAGAGGTGCTCAATCGCTATCAATGACCAAACTTTCAGAGACCCATGTCCCCCAAGGACAACAAAATATCTCACAATACTCTACTCATGCG TGCCCCAAGTGTTAATGAAGGAGGTGGAACCAAATATTTTCAACCCAACCTTGGTGCCACAGCATACCAATGACAGGG GGGTGATTCCCAATGTCAGGGGCTCTAAGCTGCCAGAAGGCCATGGGATCATAGTGAGCACTTCACTGGTGATATATGGTTACATAAAAG AGCATCAGGACAAGGCGGCCCTGCTCTTCATCTCCAGTGTCTGTGTGGGTCTGCTCGTTCTGCTCCTGGCCGTGTCCCTCAGGCTCTCCTGTCACAGCAAGCACGCCTGGGGGAGGGCACACCTGAACAAGAGACTGCTTAGCAGGACAGAGGAGAcgagtgaggaagaggaggaaagtgACGATAATCAGGATTATAGTGATGGTGGGTCAGTGACTTTGATGGACAGTTCTTTGCTGTCGGAAGGCAACAGGAAGCCAGTGGATTGCTGGGAGGAAGTGACATATACCACCGAGGCTTCCGAGCTCATGGAGAGGATTGAGCGTCGGGACCTCGTGATTCAGGAGATCAGGATGAACTCGTACATGAATGGCACCTCATGTGGACACCTCTAA
- the eva1c gene encoding protein eva-1 homolog C isoform X1: MSAMVHASSYRCHWCLLKIMYGLLLLWAEHMDALSDFSKYLTKIISSHSAYGCDGEALRLQCPRHSTVSVLSAHYGLTDPRFCPSSFQTTLLGKHRNSSCSASTALQKLLSECQGHRDCHLLVNHHVFGRDPCPGNSKYLHVTYKCKPTEHKRKVGCEGETITLHCKHPRVLIIYSAVYGREKEDKDACSSHYDLPPFDCLYFGAAHTVSKKCYGKQRCSIAINDQTFRDPCPPRTTKYLTILYSCVPQVLMKEVEPNIFNPTLVPQHTNDRGVIPNVRGSKLPEGHGIIVSTSLVIYGYIKEHQDKAALLFISSVCVGLLVLLLAVSLRLSCHSKHAWGRAHLNKRLLSRTEETSEEEEESDDNQDYSDGGSVTLMDSSLLSEGNRKPVDCWEEVTYTTEASELMERIERRDLVIQEIRMNSYMNGTSCGHL; this comes from the exons ATGTCTGCCATGGTCCACGCCAGTTCCTACAGATGTCACTGGTGCCTTCTTAAAATAATGTACGGGCTCCTGCTGTTGTGGGCCGAACACATGGACGCACTGTCAGACTTCTCAA AATACTTGACAAAAATCATCTCTAGCCACTCTGCGTATGGCTGCGATGGAGAGGCATTGCGACTTCAGTGCCCACGACACTCAACAGTTTCGGTTCTCTCCGCGCACTATGGACTGACAGACCCACGATTCTGCCCGAGTTCCTTTCAAACTACTTTACTGGGCAAACATAGGAACAGCTCCTGCTCAGCTTCAACTGCCTTACAG AAGCTACTCTCAGAATGCCAAGGCCATAGAGACTGTCATCTCCTGGTTAATCATCATGTATTTGGGCGTGATCCTTGTCCTGGGAACTCTAAGTATCTTCATGTTACCTACAAGTGCAAACCTA CAGAGCACAAGAGAAAGGTGGGATGTGAGGGAGAGACTATCACGCTCCACTGTAAGCACCCACGGGTGCTGATCATCTATTCAGCGGTCTATGGCAGAGAGAAGGAAGACAAGGATGCGTGCAGCTCACACTACGACCTTCCGCCATTTG ACTGTCTATACTTTGGGGCCGCCCACACAGTGTCAAAGAAATGCTATGGCAAGCAGAGGTGCTCAATCGCTATCAATGACCAAACTTTCAGAGACCCATGTCCCCCAAGGACAACAAAATATCTCACAATACTCTACTCATGCG TGCCCCAAGTGTTAATGAAGGAGGTGGAACCAAATATTTTCAACCCAACCTTGGTGCCACAGCATACCAATGACAGGG GGGTGATTCCCAATGTCAGGGGCTCTAAGCTGCCAGAAGGCCATGGGATCATAGTGAGCACTTCACTGGTGATATATGGTTACATAAAAG AGCATCAGGACAAGGCGGCCCTGCTCTTCATCTCCAGTGTCTGTGTGGGTCTGCTCGTTCTGCTCCTGGCCGTGTCCCTCAGGCTCTCCTGTCACAGCAAGCACGCCTGGGGGAGGGCACACCTGAACAAGAGACTGCTTAGCAGGACAGAGGAGAcgagtgaggaagaggaggaaagtgACGATAATCAGGATTATAGTGATGGTGGGTCAGTGACTTTGATGGACAGTTCTTTGCTGTCGGAAGGCAACAGGAAGCCAGTGGATTGCTGGGAGGAAGTGACATATACCACCGAGGCTTCCGAGCTCATGGAGAGGATTGAGCGTCGGGACCTCGTGATTCAGGAGATCAGGATGAACTCGTACATGAATGGCACCTCATGTGGACACCTCTAA
- the cfap298 gene encoding cilia- and flagella-associated protein 298 codes for MVQLHVKRGEESQFLFNTTVDIALETLIEEVTAIYNGRLKVERICSEVPELAEHGITLPPNMQGLTDDQIVDLKLRDEWEDKCIPSGGAEFKKDEIGRRNGHAPNEKMKDVLKKTVEEAKSLISKKQAQANVCVTKEMVKEALDLLRGAVMIVYPMGLPPHDPIRMELEDKEDLAGTQACLQVIPAEEGQLWWAQKEMQRGKKLQDYIGKNEKTKIVVKLQKRGQGAPAREPLVNEEQQKQMMLHYYRRQEELKKLDEADDDTHLHSEWSDRQALKKQFQGLSNIKWGPR; via the exons ATGGTCCAGTTACACGTGAAACGAGGAGAAGAGAGTCAGTTTCTTTTCAACACCACTGTCGACATCGCACTGGAAACTCTGATTGAAGAAGTCACAGCAATCTACAATGGGAGATTGAAAGTGGAGAGGATTTGTTCAG AGGTACCAGAGCTTGCAGAACATGGCATCACACTACCCCCAAATATGCAAGGGCTCACTGATGACCAAATAGTAGATCTGAAACTTCGTGATGAATGGGAAGATAAGTGCATACCTAGTGGGGGTGCTGAATTTAAAAAGGATGAAATTGGGCGAAGAAATGGACATG CTCCAAATGAAAAAATGAAAGATGTTTTGAAGAAGACGGTGGAAGAGGCCAAATCTTTAATCTCGAAG AAACAGGCCcaggcaaatgtgtgtgttactaAGGAGATGGTGAAGGAGGCTTTGGATCTCCTACGGGGTGCTGTTATGATTGTTTACCCTATGGGCCTTCCTCCACATGACCCAATCAGAATGGAGCTGGAGGATAAGGAAGATCTAGCTGGCACGCAG GCATGTCTCCAGGTGATTCCCGCTGAAGAGGGCCAACTCTGGTGGGCCCAGAAAGAAATGCAGCGCGGCAAGAAGCTCCAGGACTACATTGGCAAAAATGAGAAGACTAAGATTGTGGTCAAACTACAAAAG AGGGGCCAGGGGGCGCCAGCGAGAGAGCCACTGGTCAATGAGGAGCAGCAGAAACAGATGATGTTGCACTACTACAGAAGACAAGAGGAGCTTAAG AAACTGGATGAAGCTGATGACGACACCCATCTGCACTCGGAGTGGTCCGACAGGCAGGCCCTGAAAAAGCAGTTTCAAGGCCTAAGTAACATCAAGTGGGGCCCCAGATGA